The following proteins come from a genomic window of Microbacterium sp. SY138:
- a CDS encoding ABC transporter substrate-binding protein encodes MRRASALLLVAALAVGLTACTEPGGTAAPAAVADDDCPQASLPLAALDLIDDVRAHTGPSTACLSTHAIAPVDDDSAPTLPVTVTDSEGHEIEITDIDRILPIDISGTIASTVFALGLGDQVVGRDASTVFAGTEDLPVVTKTGHTLNAEAILELAPTVVLTDTTIGPKEVRQQLRDAGIAVVVISSDRRLDTTDALVTEIATALGMPRRGEALIDRLDASVDETLAEIAEIVPADEADRARMLFLYVRGSANVYYIFGEDSGADSLIDAVGGVDVAAEIGWEGMKPMTAEALVAAQPDVLVMMTDGLESVGGIDGLIERIPAVAQTPAGANRRVIDMADSEILSFGPRTADVIGALARALYAPEPAK; translated from the coding sequence ATGCGTCGCGCTTCCGCCCTTCTCCTCGTCGCCGCGTTGGCCGTCGGGCTCACGGCCTGCACCGAGCCGGGAGGCACGGCCGCACCGGCCGCCGTCGCCGACGACGACTGCCCCCAGGCATCCCTCCCGCTCGCCGCACTCGATCTGATCGACGACGTCCGCGCGCACACCGGCCCATCCACCGCCTGCCTCTCGACCCACGCGATCGCGCCCGTCGACGACGACAGCGCTCCGACGCTGCCTGTGACGGTGACCGACAGCGAAGGCCACGAGATCGAGATCACCGATATCGACCGGATCCTCCCGATCGACATCTCGGGCACGATCGCGTCGACCGTGTTCGCACTCGGGCTCGGCGATCAGGTCGTCGGTCGCGACGCCTCCACCGTCTTCGCCGGCACCGAAGACCTTCCCGTCGTGACCAAGACCGGCCACACGCTCAACGCCGAGGCGATCCTCGAGCTGGCCCCGACCGTCGTCCTCACCGACACCACGATCGGCCCGAAGGAGGTGCGTCAGCAGTTGCGCGACGCGGGCATCGCCGTCGTCGTGATCTCCAGCGACCGTCGGCTCGACACCACCGACGCACTCGTGACCGAGATCGCCACCGCGCTCGGCATGCCTCGCCGCGGGGAAGCGCTCATCGATCGACTGGACGCCTCGGTCGACGAGACGCTCGCGGAGATCGCCGAGATCGTTCCCGCCGACGAAGCCGATCGCGCCCGGATGCTGTTCCTCTACGTCCGCGGCAGCGCGAACGTCTACTACATCTTCGGAGAGGACTCCGGAGCCGACTCGCTGATCGACGCGGTGGGCGGGGTCGATGTGGCGGCCGAGATCGGGTGGGAGGGCATGAAGCCGATGACCGCCGAGGCCCTCGTCGCCGCGCAGCCCGACGTGCTGGTGATGATGACCGACGGGCTCGAATCCGTGGGCGGCATCGACGGGCTGATCGAGCGGATCCCCGCCGTGGCGCAGACCCCCGCCGGTGCGAACCGTCGCGTGATCGACATGGCCGACAGCGAGATCCTGAGCTTCGGTCCGCGCACCGCCGACGTGATCGGCGCTCTGGCCCGCGCCCTGTACGCCCCCGAGCCCGCGAAGTGA
- a CDS encoding sterol carrier family protein: MARKIDIVDGRAALDAVRSADASGVKPQRTDLATAVRYLLQLLDEKAPGNSVEVRVPPFGAVQVIQGPRHTRGTPPNVVEMDAATWIAVSTGTERWADAADGGRIHASGTRADLSDVLPVRP; this comes from the coding sequence ATGGCCAGGAAGATCGACATCGTCGACGGACGCGCGGCTCTCGATGCCGTCCGCTCCGCGGATGCCTCGGGCGTGAAGCCGCAGCGCACCGATCTCGCCACCGCCGTGCGCTATCTGCTGCAGCTGCTCGACGAGAAGGCGCCGGGCAACAGCGTGGAAGTGCGAGTGCCTCCCTTCGGTGCGGTGCAGGTCATCCAGGGTCCTCGACACACCCGTGGCACGCCGCCGAACGTGGTGGAGATGGATGCGGCGACCTGGATCGCCGTGTCCACCGGCACGGAGCGATGGGCGGATGCCGCAGACGGCGGACGCATCCACGCTTCGGGCACGCGCGCCGACTTGAGCGACGTGCTGCCGGTGCGTCCCTAG
- a CDS encoding iron ABC transporter permease, which produces MTGEVVTPTPTRHRGLRFTLVTVGLVIALAITCIVSITSGQYDLSPASLIGVLLRGVGVDTAWAPSASTDYGVIFTLRMPRIVLGLLVGAALAVSGVLMQAIFGNPLADAGVVGVSSGAALGAAASITFGLATFGMWTTPAFAFLGGLIAVFSVYFISRSGGRTEVVTLLLTGIAINAIAGAGMAFFTFLGTTSTREQIVFWQLGSLNGALWSNIQLVAPLVLIGVAVALIVAPRLDLFALGERTARHLGVNVELLRIVVIVTVALLVCAAVAFAGIIGFAGLVVPHLMRMMIGPAHVPLVIASALGGALLIAVADLVARTAVPLADLPIGMITSLVGGPFFLWLLVRTRRRSGGWA; this is translated from the coding sequence GTGACCGGGGAGGTCGTCACCCCGACTCCGACGAGGCACCGGGGCCTGCGCTTCACCCTGGTGACGGTGGGCCTGGTGATCGCGCTCGCGATCACGTGCATCGTGTCGATCACGAGCGGGCAGTACGACCTCTCCCCCGCCTCCCTCATCGGCGTGCTCCTGCGCGGCGTCGGGGTCGACACCGCGTGGGCTCCGTCGGCTTCCACCGACTACGGCGTGATCTTCACCCTGCGCATGCCCCGCATCGTGCTCGGCCTCCTCGTCGGCGCCGCCCTCGCGGTCTCGGGAGTGCTCATGCAGGCGATCTTCGGCAACCCGCTCGCGGACGCCGGTGTGGTCGGCGTCTCCTCGGGCGCAGCGCTCGGCGCCGCAGCGAGCATCACGTTCGGGCTCGCGACCTTCGGCATGTGGACCACGCCTGCCTTCGCGTTCCTCGGCGGCCTGATAGCGGTGTTCTCGGTGTACTTCATCAGCCGCTCCGGAGGGCGCACCGAAGTCGTGACGCTCCTGCTCACCGGTATCGCCATCAACGCGATTGCCGGCGCCGGCATGGCCTTCTTCACGTTCCTCGGCACCACATCGACCCGCGAGCAGATCGTGTTCTGGCAGCTCGGTTCGCTGAACGGCGCGCTGTGGTCGAACATCCAGCTCGTCGCGCCGCTCGTGCTGATCGGCGTGGCGGTCGCGCTGATCGTCGCACCGCGCCTGGATCTCTTCGCGCTCGGCGAGCGCACCGCGCGACACCTCGGCGTCAATGTCGAGCTGCTGCGGATCGTGGTGATCGTGACGGTCGCGCTGCTGGTGTGCGCGGCGGTCGCCTTCGCCGGGATCATCGGATTCGCCGGTCTCGTCGTGCCACACCTGATGCGGATGATGATCGGCCCCGCCCACGTGCCGCTCGTGATCGCCTCGGCGCTCGGCGGCGCACTGCTCATCGCGGTCGCCGACCTCGTGGCCCGCACGGCCGTGCCGCTCGCCGATCTGCCCATCGGCATGATCACCTCGCTCGTGGGCGGCCCGTTCTTCCTGTGGCTTCTCGTGCGCACCCGTCGTCGCTCGGGAGGGTGGGCATGA
- a CDS encoding CoA pyrophosphatase yields the protein MSMHPQGARAELLAAVADHSWGVRIPPLADPQSAHDAAVLILFGVLDRIPAPTTDAAVARDLDVLLQRRAPTLSSHPGQVSFPGGRVEPDDADVVATALREAEEETGLDPAGVEILATLPEIPLAASNHLVTPVLAWWQSPSRVVAVDHAETVEVFRVPVAQLLAPETRFTSTITRMGHTFRGPAFDVDGTIVWGFTAMVLDALFDAAGWTVTWDAAVERTVDL from the coding sequence ATGAGCATGCATCCCCAGGGCGCCCGCGCCGAGCTGCTCGCGGCAGTCGCCGACCATTCGTGGGGCGTGCGGATCCCGCCACTCGCCGACCCGCAGAGCGCGCACGACGCGGCTGTGCTCATCCTGTTCGGCGTGCTCGATCGCATCCCCGCCCCCACGACCGACGCGGCCGTCGCCCGTGACCTCGACGTGCTGCTGCAGCGACGCGCGCCCACCCTCTCGTCCCACCCCGGTCAGGTCTCATTCCCCGGTGGACGCGTGGAGCCGGACGATGCCGACGTCGTCGCCACGGCGCTGCGCGAAGCCGAGGAGGAGACCGGGCTCGATCCGGCGGGAGTCGAGATCCTGGCCACGCTGCCGGAGATCCCGCTCGCCGCGAGCAACCATCTCGTCACGCCCGTCCTGGCATGGTGGCAGTCGCCGTCGCGGGTCGTGGCGGTCGATCACGCCGAGACGGTCGAGGTGTTCCGGGTTCCCGTCGCGCAACTGCTCGCCCCCGAGACCCGGTTCACCTCGACGATCACCCGCATGGGGCACACGTTCCGGGGCCCGGCGTTCGACGTCGACGGCACGATCGTCTGGGGCTTCACCGCGATGGTGCTCGATGCGCTCTTCGACGCGGCCGGCTGGACCGTGACCTGGGATGCTGCCGTCGAACGGACCGTCGACCTCTGA
- a CDS encoding heme ABC transporter ATP-binding protein produces MTVRLRGSGLTVRVGEGRTILDDASIAIRSGEVHALVGPNGAGKSTLFGVLAGDVTAQAGAVELDGQPIERVKPRTLAQQRAVLLQENTVTFPFSTEQVVRMGRTPWARTPAAEDDDELVSAAMAQTEVTALRARAVPSLSGGERARVALARVLAQHTGLLLLDEPTAALDLKHHEDVMRLIRGRADAGIAVAIVLHDLNAALAHADRVTLLAEGRVAATGTPAEVLTAERIEQVYGQAVDVFPHPVTGVPMVVAQR; encoded by the coding sequence ATGACCGTCAGGCTCCGCGGGTCGGGACTCACCGTGCGCGTCGGCGAAGGGCGGACGATCCTCGACGACGCGTCCATCGCGATCCGCTCCGGAGAGGTCCACGCTCTCGTCGGGCCGAACGGGGCGGGCAAATCCACCCTGTTCGGAGTGCTCGCCGGAGATGTCACAGCACAGGCCGGCGCGGTCGAGCTCGACGGCCAGCCGATCGAGCGCGTCAAGCCGCGCACGCTCGCCCAGCAGCGGGCCGTGCTGCTGCAGGAGAACACCGTCACGTTCCCGTTCAGCACTGAGCAGGTCGTGCGCATGGGGCGGACGCCCTGGGCACGCACCCCGGCGGCCGAGGACGACGACGAGCTGGTGTCCGCAGCGATGGCGCAGACCGAGGTCACGGCACTCCGGGCCCGCGCGGTGCCGTCGCTGTCCGGCGGCGAGCGCGCCAGGGTCGCCCTCGCCCGCGTGCTCGCCCAGCACACCGGCCTCCTGCTGCTCGACGAACCGACCGCGGCTCTCGACCTGAAGCACCACGAAGACGTCATGCGGCTGATCCGCGGACGCGCGGATGCCGGGATCGCGGTCGCCATCGTGCTGCACGACCTCAATGCCGCCCTCGCGCATGCCGACCGCGTCACGCTGCTCGCCGAGGGCAGGGTCGCGGCGACGGGCACTCCGGCCGAGGTACTGACCGCCGAGCGGATCGAGCAGGTCTATGGCCAGGCGGTCGACGTGTTCCCGCACCCGGTGACCGGGGTTCCAATGGTGGTCGCGCAACGCTGA
- a CDS encoding HtaA domain-containing protein: MNATATASPGSARIRVLLAAFVSFLLIAAGAVIVPPAHAAGAMVTATVASAGASGVSVQVQASGLPEVEGAYAALIVKGTEAGLSGGGGYAAFVMPTVAGGASTFTLDAPAGSLDRTKTYEVLVWQKHSNPNETTIYGRGDVGISAGQWDAVFGAAPTDPGTDPGTDPGTDPGTDPGTDPGTDPGTDPGTDPGTDPGTEPGETPKSATIEVFLADGTTPAAGVALKAGDKVVVKGSGYDPAANLGTEGRGVPIPKHLPQGTYVVFGNFASAWQPSTGAVSSSRSVGAQTWALAEGVLNQVPAQYQSAIRAQWVDIAADGTFQATVTLKDAAATPGSYGIYTYAAGGVINADQERSVALNYTETPTVSTAVKTATATNGLTVTASGTKLGAIPGAYVALIEKGTEANVTGSGGFLAMQYVRPISGGAFTVDLTAAADKLDRTKSYEVIAWKQHSNPDASTIYARSTIAVTDAQWESLQPAPVSAAIEVFLADGTTPAAGVALKAGDKVVVKGSGYDPTANVGGRGMPIPQHLPQGTYVVFGNFGSTWQPSTGAASSTRSVGAQAWALAEGVLNQVPEQYQSAIRAQWVDIAADGTFQATLTLKDAAAAPGSYGIYTYAAGGVVNADQERSVALNYGDTSVITSTVKSASMKDGLTITAAASKLGAITGAYVAVIEKGAEGSVTAGGGFVAMQYVQKVTGGAFTVDLTAAADKLDRTKAYEVIVWKQHSMPDANTIYARGAITVSDEQWDALFPAGPTVGTTVKVATAKDGLTVAAAATNLGEIPGAYVALIEAGTEGNVSADGGFLAMQYVQKVTFGAFAVDLTTAAKNLDRTKSYEVIVWKQHSMPDASTIYARSTVTITPQQWDDLFGVTVPEKPVTPTTPPTNVPGGSLRWAISSSFTNYITGDIAKGSIAVSDGATRSGGQFQFGQTVGGDFDVNTGLGSVVYRGSVRFTGHQGVLDVTVSNPQIRITSASAATLYVTSGGAQVPFATLDLSNAARIAANGAVTYTAAPAALTDAGRDRVLAGYGTALNPVTFTIGSVAAAPAGSSGTVAAAVVKPKTTLPAAPPATEGIQADDENLAALGAGQPATVSASGFRANEQGIKVVVYSTPVLLETVTADANGVATWSGSLPASLEDGEHTLTFQGSVNRGLVFTLNRANTTIGVCTVEGATLKWGYKESFRTYIEGIAKGGWTLTDVAYQYPDYVWENGTGSFDDKTLAGLVTYGGSITFTGHDGALNTTLGNAAVELAGDKGYLVFDVTGTTQGGESIDQKGVRLAEFALGDAAVVDGVLTLDAVPTTLTEAGASAFGTYAAGEQLDPVTAVIPVGAACGVAEEKPASDSEATAAVTTATEPAASDGAPVWPWIVGGLIVVALAATGGVLIARRNRTEETAQTTTEV, encoded by the coding sequence GTGAACGCCACAGCCACAGCATCCCCCGGGAGCGCACGCATACGCGTGCTGCTCGCCGCTTTCGTCTCCTTCCTCCTCATCGCCGCCGGCGCCGTGATCGTGCCACCCGCGCACGCCGCCGGTGCGATGGTCACTGCCACGGTCGCCTCCGCAGGCGCCTCCGGAGTGAGTGTGCAGGTGCAGGCGAGCGGTCTCCCCGAAGTCGAGGGCGCATACGCGGCGCTCATCGTGAAGGGGACGGAGGCGGGCCTCTCCGGTGGTGGCGGGTACGCCGCCTTCGTGATGCCGACCGTCGCCGGAGGGGCGAGCACGTTCACGCTCGACGCACCGGCCGGCTCGCTGGACCGCACGAAGACCTATGAGGTTCTCGTCTGGCAGAAGCACTCGAACCCGAACGAGACCACGATTTACGGCCGCGGCGACGTCGGCATCTCGGCCGGGCAGTGGGACGCGGTGTTCGGTGCCGCCCCCACCGATCCGGGAACCGACCCCGGAACCGATCCGGGGACCGATCCTGGCACGGATCCGGGGACCGATCCTGGCACGGATCCGGGGACCGATCCCGGTACGGATCCGGGGACCGATCCCGGTACGGAACCGGGCGAGACCCCGAAGTCGGCGACGATCGAGGTGTTCCTCGCCGACGGCACGACTCCGGCCGCCGGTGTGGCGCTCAAAGCCGGCGACAAGGTCGTCGTGAAGGGCTCGGGTTACGACCCGGCGGCGAACCTCGGGACCGAGGGCCGTGGTGTGCCGATCCCGAAGCACCTTCCGCAGGGCACATACGTGGTGTTCGGCAATTTCGCTTCGGCATGGCAGCCCTCGACGGGTGCGGTATCTTCGAGCCGTTCCGTCGGTGCGCAGACGTGGGCTCTGGCCGAGGGCGTGCTGAACCAGGTTCCCGCGCAGTACCAGAGCGCGATCCGCGCGCAGTGGGTCGACATCGCGGCCGACGGCACGTTCCAGGCGACCGTGACCCTGAAGGATGCCGCGGCGACGCCGGGGTCTTACGGGATCTACACGTATGCGGCCGGTGGCGTGATCAACGCCGACCAGGAGCGCAGTGTCGCCCTGAACTACACCGAGACTCCGACGGTCTCCACAGCCGTGAAGACGGCGACGGCGACGAACGGTCTGACCGTCACGGCCTCCGGGACCAAGCTCGGAGCGATCCCGGGTGCGTACGTCGCGTTGATCGAGAAGGGCACCGAGGCGAACGTCACCGGCAGCGGCGGGTTCCTGGCGATGCAGTACGTGCGCCCGATCTCCGGCGGCGCCTTCACGGTGGACCTGACCGCCGCCGCCGACAAGCTCGACCGCACGAAGTCCTACGAGGTCATCGCGTGGAAGCAGCACTCGAACCCCGATGCGAGCACGATCTATGCACGCTCGACCATCGCCGTCACCGACGCACAGTGGGAGAGCCTGCAGCCGGCTCCGGTCTCGGCGGCGATCGAGGTGTTCCTCGCCGACGGCACGACTCCGGCCGCAGGTGTGGCTCTCAAAGCCGGTGACAAGGTCGTCGTGAAGGGCTCGGGCTATGACCCGACCGCGAATGTCGGTGGACGCGGGATGCCGATCCCCCAGCACCTTCCGCAGGGCACCTACGTGGTCTTCGGCAACTTCGGCTCGACATGGCAGCCTTCGACGGGTGCGGCATCGTCGACCCGATCGGTGGGCGCGCAGGCCTGGGCTCTGGCCGAGGGGGTGCTGAACCAGGTTCCCGAGCAGTACCAGAGCGCGATCCGTGCGCAGTGGGTCGACATCGCCGCCGACGGCACGTTCCAGGCGACGCTGACGCTGAAGGACGCCGCGGCGGCCCCCGGTTCCTATGGGATCTACACGTATGCCGCCGGTGGCGTGGTCAACGCCGACCAGGAGCGCAGCGTCGCCCTGAACTACGGCGACACCTCGGTCATCACCTCCACGGTGAAGTCGGCGAGCATGAAGGACGGCCTGACCATCACCGCTGCGGCTTCGAAGCTCGGTGCGATCACCGGTGCCTACGTCGCTGTGATCGAGAAGGGCGCCGAAGGGAGCGTCACCGCAGGCGGCGGGTTCGTCGCGATGCAGTACGTGCAGAAGGTCACGGGCGGCGCGTTCACGGTGGACCTGACGGCCGCGGCCGACAAGCTCGACCGCACGAAGGCGTATGAGGTGATCGTCTGGAAGCAGCACTCGATGCCCGATGCGAACACGATCTACGCTCGCGGCGCCATCACAGTCAGTGACGAGCAGTGGGACGCGCTCTTCCCGGCGGGGCCGACTGTGGGCACGACGGTCAAGGTTGCGACCGCGAAGGACGGCCTGACCGTCGCAGCAGCGGCCACCAATCTCGGCGAGATCCCTGGAGCCTATGTCGCCCTGATCGAAGCCGGCACCGAGGGCAACGTGAGTGCCGATGGTGGGTTCCTCGCGATGCAGTACGTGCAGAAGGTCACGTTCGGCGCCTTCGCGGTCGATCTCACGACCGCGGCGAAGAACCTCGACCGCACGAAGTCGTATGAGGTCATCGTGTGGAAGCAGCATTCGATGCCCGACGCGAGCACGATCTACGCCCGCTCGACCGTGACGATCACCCCGCAGCAGTGGGACGACCTGTTCGGTGTGACGGTGCCGGAGAAGCCCGTCACCCCGACGACTCCGCCCACGAACGTCCCTGGCGGATCACTCCGCTGGGCGATCTCGTCGTCGTTCACGAACTACATCACGGGTGACATCGCGAAGGGCTCCATCGCGGTCTCCGACGGCGCGACCCGTTCGGGCGGGCAGTTCCAGTTCGGTCAGACCGTCGGCGGCGACTTCGACGTGAACACCGGCCTCGGCAGCGTCGTCTATCGCGGCTCGGTGCGCTTCACCGGTCACCAGGGCGTGCTCGATGTGACCGTGTCGAACCCGCAGATCCGCATCACCTCGGCATCGGCGGCGACGCTGTACGTCACGAGCGGCGGCGCACAGGTGCCGTTCGCGACGCTCGATCTCTCCAACGCGGCGCGCATCGCGGCCAACGGTGCCGTGACCTACACGGCGGCGCCCGCGGCGCTGACGGATGCCGGTCGAGACCGCGTGCTCGCCGGCTACGGCACCGCGCTGAACCCGGTGACATTCACGATCGGCTCCGTCGCGGCGGCGCCGGCCGGTTCGAGCGGAACGGTTGCCGCCGCTGTCGTGAAGCCGAAGACCACCCTCCCTGCTGCCCCGCCGGCGACCGAGGGCATCCAGGCAGACGACGAGAACCTCGCAGCCCTCGGAGCGGGCCAGCCGGCCACGGTGTCGGCATCCGGGTTCCGCGCGAACGAGCAGGGCATCAAGGTCGTCGTGTACTCGACGCCCGTGCTGCTCGAGACGGTGACGGCCGACGCGAACGGCGTCGCGACCTGGTCGGGTTCGCTGCCGGCAAGCCTCGAGGACGGCGAGCACACCCTCACGTTCCAGGGCTCGGTGAACCGCGGTCTCGTGTTCACCCTGAACAGGGCGAACACCACGATCGGTGTGTGCACGGTCGAGGGCGCAACTCTCAAGTGGGGATACAAGGAGTCGTTCCGCACCTACATCGAGGGCATCGCGAAGGGCGGGTGGACGCTGACCGACGTGGCCTACCAGTACCCCGACTACGTGTGGGAGAACGGCACCGGATCGTTCGACGACAAGACCCTCGCGGGCCTCGTGACCTACGGCGGCAGCATCACCTTCACGGGTCACGACGGTGCGCTCAACACGACGCTCGGGAATGCGGCCGTCGAGCTCGCTGGGGACAAGGGCTACCTGGTCTTCGACGTGACCGGTACGACGCAGGGCGGCGAGAGCATCGACCAGAAGGGCGTTCGCCTCGCGGAGTTCGCGCTCGGCGACGCGGCGGTCGTCGACGGCGTGCTGACGCTCGACGCAGTCCCGACCACGCTGACCGAGGCCGGAGCATCCGCATTCGGCACCTACGCCGCAGGCGAGCAGCTCGACCCGGTCACCGCCGTGATCCCGGTGGGCGCGGCCTGCGGCGTCGCGGAGGAGAAGCCCGCCTCCGACTCCGAGGCCACCGCCGCGGTGACCACCGCGACCGAGCCCGCGGCATCAGACGGCGCCCCCGTGTGGCCGTGGATCGTGGGCGGCCTGATCGTCGTCGCCCTCGCGGCGACCGGTGGTGTGCTCATCGCCCGCCGCAACCGCACGGAAGAGACCGCGCAGACGACGACCGAGGTCTAG
- a CDS encoding VOC family protein produces the protein MPVTGPDFISLQARDLDASQAFYEQYLGLVRSPAGPPHAVVFETAPIAFALRDIAPGTDLTGVAQPGIGTAIWLHATDVQSIHDALLADGHTIVADPIDGPFGRTFTFADPDGYRITLHDRA, from the coding sequence ATGCCCGTCACCGGCCCCGACTTCATCTCCCTTCAGGCACGCGACCTCGACGCCTCGCAGGCGTTCTACGAGCAGTACCTCGGCCTCGTCCGCTCCCCGGCAGGACCGCCTCACGCCGTCGTCTTCGAGACGGCTCCGATCGCGTTCGCCCTCCGGGACATCGCCCCGGGCACCGACCTGACCGGTGTCGCCCAGCCCGGCATCGGCACCGCGATCTGGCTTCACGCCACTGATGTCCAGTCCATCCACGATGCACTCCTCGCCGATGGCCACACCATCGTCGCGGACCCGATCGATGGACCGTTCGGCCGCACCTTCACGTTCGCCGACCCCGACGGCTACCGGATCACCCTCCACGACCGCGCCTGA
- the purD gene encoding phosphoribosylamine--glycine ligase — protein sequence MKILVLGSGAREHAIILALRAEQTEHEIFVAPGNAGMALDASPVSLDPLDGGAVTAFAHEHAIDLVVVGPEAPLVAGVADALRVRGIPVFGPGKAAAQLEGSKSFAKRVMDAAGVPTGRAVRAATTAEVENAFDDLGAPYVVKADGLAAGKGVIVTSNRAEALAHAEQYLPAGPVLIEEFLSGPEVSLFFLSDGDTVRALSPAQDFKRALDGDAGPNTGGMGAYSPLPWLTEQFGSEQAFVDEVTRDVALPVVRQLDAEGTPFIGLLYAGLILTPAGVRVIEFNARFGDPETQIVLPRLVTPLSDLLFAAASGTLEDQPDPVFSDDVAITVVLASEGYPEAPQTGRPIEGLAEAAAVEGVRIVHAATASPDAPGGSLIATGGRVLNVVAVASDFRTARDRAYEAIARIHLDGSHYRTDIAARVAE from the coding sequence GTGAAGATTCTCGTCCTCGGTTCCGGTGCCCGTGAGCACGCGATCATCCTCGCCCTGCGGGCCGAGCAGACGGAGCACGAGATCTTCGTGGCTCCCGGCAACGCCGGCATGGCACTGGATGCGAGCCCCGTCTCGCTCGATCCGCTCGACGGCGGCGCAGTCACCGCGTTCGCGCACGAGCACGCGATCGACCTCGTCGTGGTGGGCCCCGAAGCTCCGCTCGTCGCCGGAGTCGCGGATGCCCTGCGCGTCCGCGGCATCCCGGTGTTCGGACCGGGCAAGGCCGCAGCGCAGCTGGAGGGCTCGAAGTCGTTCGCGAAGCGGGTCATGGATGCCGCCGGCGTGCCCACCGGCCGTGCCGTGCGCGCCGCCACCACGGCAGAGGTCGAGAACGCGTTCGACGATCTCGGCGCTCCCTACGTCGTGAAGGCCGACGGTCTGGCTGCGGGCAAGGGCGTCATCGTCACGTCCAACCGCGCCGAGGCGCTCGCGCACGCCGAGCAGTATCTTCCCGCCGGCCCGGTGCTGATCGAGGAGTTCCTGTCCGGCCCCGAGGTCTCCCTGTTCTTCCTGAGCGACGGCGACACCGTGCGCGCGCTCAGCCCCGCCCAAGACTTCAAGCGCGCACTCGACGGCGACGCCGGCCCCAACACCGGTGGCATGGGCGCCTACTCGCCGCTGCCCTGGCTCACCGAGCAGTTCGGCAGCGAGCAGGCCTTCGTCGACGAGGTCACGCGCGACGTGGCACTTCCCGTGGTGCGCCAGCTCGACGCAGAGGGCACGCCGTTCATCGGACTCCTCTACGCGGGCCTGATCCTCACTCCCGCCGGCGTGCGCGTGATCGAGTTCAACGCGCGCTTCGGAGATCCGGAGACGCAGATCGTGCTGCCGCGACTGGTCACCCCACTGTCGGACCTGCTGTTCGCCGCGGCCTCGGGAACCCTCGAGGACCAGCCGGATCCCGTGTTCAGCGACGATGTCGCCATCACGGTCGTGCTGGCCAGCGAGGGATACCCCGAGGCACCGCAGACCGGCCGCCCGATCGAGGGCCTCGCGGAAGCCGCGGCCGTCGAGGGCGTCCGCATCGTGCACGCCGCGACCGCGAGCCCGGATGCTCCCGGCGGATCGCTCATCGCGACGGGAGGCCGTGTACTGAACGTGGTGGCGGTGGCTTCCGACTTCCGCACCGCGCGCGACCGCGCGTACGAGGCGATCGCCCGCATTCATCTCGACGGCTCCCACTACCGCACCGACATCGCCGCTCGCGTCGCCGAGTAG
- a CDS encoding MarR family transcriptional regulator yields MSQDRDGIDLDTSLGYLLKEASSALRAAMEEVLRPLGMTITHYSCLELLSQRPGLSNSALARGAFVTRQSMNVLLQALERDGFVTRPAEAPVGKALPARLTDRGRESLAKATAAVRSVEVRMLSGMTEDEQAGALKILRSMIRSLREES; encoded by the coding sequence ATGAGTCAAGACCGCGATGGGATCGACCTCGACACCTCACTGGGCTACCTGCTGAAAGAAGCGTCCAGCGCCCTGCGTGCCGCGATGGAAGAGGTGCTGCGCCCGCTCGGGATGACCATCACCCACTACTCCTGCCTCGAACTGCTCTCTCAGCGACCCGGCTTGTCGAACTCCGCGCTCGCGCGCGGCGCATTCGTCACGCGGCAGTCGATGAACGTGCTGCTGCAGGCGCTGGAGCGGGACGGGTTCGTGACCAGGCCGGCGGAGGCCCCGGTCGGCAAGGCTCTCCCCGCCCGCCTCACCGACCGCGGTCGTGAGAGTCTCGCGAAGGCGACTGCCGCCGTCCGCTCGGTGGAGGTCCGGATGCTGTCCGGGATGACCGAGGACGAGCAGGCGGGAGCGCTGAAGATCCTCCGGAGCATGATCCGCTCGCTGCGGGAGGAGTCCTAG